The Parasteatoda tepidariorum isolate YZ-2023 chromosome X2, CAS_Ptep_4.0, whole genome shotgun sequence genome includes a region encoding these proteins:
- the LOC107436641 gene encoding disco-interacting protein 2 isoform X4, with protein sequence MTDQDIDFESLPGEVKDKLAELELELSEGDITQKGYEKKRAKLLAPYMPARSTGAASPSTRAKRRAQRRLTRNESRYHSEVRQEAVQQALAAMQNRPKPSVPMPSKRTSVMATSPSRERHASDSSSDDDSALNEGSTPEQEHLPSHNIHQVPTSQSDTSSTSSTRETPSPQQWYNGRPNRVDDYWVHANISSPMTNLADVMQNLTPSLSVQPDVTNTSAEVTRWTSADHVNRYNQAHMTSVRITHHSSTGLSYDTGTGKWKVSAKIQQLLNTLKRPKRRPLPEFYVDDESELEAKQLDPNAPRPEGNVMVPITGEELLVPSGLPLTCEAAIKRYGSGTFKAPAATVLDTTGKISNPLTYGKLLSRSQKIGYSLLNKIGQKGEVGIKPGDRVALVYPNSDPLSFMCSFYGCVTAGVVPVPIEVPLTRRDAGSQQIGFLLGSCGVNYALTSEACYKGLPKTATGEIHTFRGWPKLNWVVTEHLSKPPKDWMPPSRLTEDTPAYIEYTVDKEGAMKGVAITRIATANHCRTLTAACNYTEGEVMVCVLDFKRDVGLWHSILTSVLNGMHVIFIPYALMKVNPASWLIMITKFKASVAICKSRDLHWGLLATKDHKDVNLSSLRLLLIADGSNPWSLSSCDQFISVFHSRGLRPDAVCPCAASPEGLTVSIRRPGQILGPVSCGRGVLSMSALSYGVIRVDQENSLTSLTLQDCGQIMPGAYSAIVQVNGLPFLCKTDEVGEICVCSYGTASSYWGLQGLSNTLFKMQPLFSDGQPVNDQNWVRTGLLGFIGPGGLVFVCGTRDGLMQVSGRKHNTDDIIATVLAVEPMKFIYRGRIAVFSVKVLRDERICVIAEQRPDCAEEESFQWMSRVLQAVDSIHQVGIYCLALVSPNCLPKTPLGGIHLSETKRRFLEGSLHPANVLMCPHTCVTNLPKPREAHPVGPASVMVGNMVQGVRLASAQGRDIGVIDDDSDTARKYQFISEILKWRVTTTADHVIFTLFNSKGGITGTLTCSQLHKRAERVACLLLEKGKLNTGDHVALIYPPGLDLICAFYGCLYVGVVPVTIRPPHPQNLQTTLPTVRMIVDVSKSVLILSTAPVSKLLKSKEAGNVVDIKSWPLILDTDDIPKKKLTSIYRAPTPEMIAYLDFSVSTTGMLAGIKMSHAASTSLCRSMKLACELYPSRHIALCLDPYCGLGFALWCLNSVYSGHHTILIPPSEVEINPALWLSTISQYKVRDTFCSYGVMELCTKGLGSSISQLKRGINLSCVRTCVVVAEERPRVGLTTSFSKLFSGLGLSPRAVSTSFGCRVNVAICLQGASSPDPTAVYADMRALRNDRVTLVERGAPHSLCLMESGKLLPGVKVVIANPETKGQCGDSHLGEIWVQSSHNASGYFTIYGDDSLHNDHFNVRLITGDSSQTYARTGYLGFLRRTESVQADGELHDAVFVVGSLDETIMLRGMRYHPIDIENSVLRCHKKVSECAVFTWTNLLVVVVELDGNENEALDLVPLVTNVVLEEHQLIVGVVVVVDPGVVPINSRGEKQRMHLRDGFLADQLDPIYVAYNM encoded by the exons GAGCTGCTAGTCCTTCAACAAGAGCTAAAAGAAGAGCTCAAAGAAGACTTACTAGAAATGAAAGTAGATATCATTCTG aagTTCGACAAGAAGCTGTACAACAAGCTCTTGCCGCAATGCAAAATAGACCAAAGCCATCTGTTCCAATGCCATCAAAAAGAACATCAGTGATGGCTACGTCACCCTCTAGAGAACGCCATGCATCtg ATTCCTCCTCTGATGATGACAGTGCTCTAAATGAAGGCAGCACACCCGAACAAGAACATCTTCCTTCTCATAATATCCATCAAGTTCCAACATCCCAATCTGATACATCTAGTACATCCTCTACACGTGAAACACCATCTCCTCAGCAATGGTATAATGGAAGACCAAATCGAGTAGATGACTATTGGGTTCATGCTAATATATCAAGTCCTATGACCAATCTGGCTGATGTCATGCAAAATCTCACACCAA GTCTTAGTGTACAGCCAGATGTTACTAATACATCAGCTGAAGTAACTCGGTGGACATCAGCTGACCATGTTAACCGTTATAATCAAGCTCACATGACATCAGTTCGGATTACACATCATTCTTCAACTGGTTTAAGTTATGATAccg gTACTGGAAAGTGGAAAGTTTCTGCTAAAATCCAACAACTATTAAATACACTTAAG aggCCAAAGAGAAGACCACTTCCAGAATTTTACGTAGATGATGAGTCAGAATtagaag CTAAGCAGCTAGATCCAAATGCCCCAAGGCCCGAAGGAAATGTGATGGTACCCATCACCGGTGAAGAATTACTG gtCCCTTCTGGTTTGCCTCTAACTTGTGAAGCGGCAATCAAAAGGTATGGCTCTGGAACATTTAAAGCTCCTGCTGCTACTGTTTTAGACACAACAGGCAAAATAAGTAATCCTTTAACTTATG gtAAATTATTAAGCAGATCTCAAAAAATTGGTTAcagtcttttaaataaaattggtcaAAAAGGAGAAGTTGGAATTAAACCTGGTGATCGA gtgGCATTGGTGTACCCTAACAGCGACCCACTTTCATTTATGTGTTCATTTTATGGGTGTGTCACTGCTGGAGTAGTACCTGTTCCTATTGAAGTACCACTTACAAGAAGG GATGCAGGTTCTCAGCAGATAGGCTTTTTATTGGGCAGCTGTGGTGTAAATTATGCCTTGACATCTGAAGCATGTTACAAAGGCCTTCCGAAAACAGCTACTGGTGAAATCCACACATTTAGAg gtTGGCCTAAGCTCAACTGGGTTGTTACGGAACATCTGAGTAAACCTCCTAAAGATTGGATGCCACCTTCTAGACTAACTGAGGATACACCAGCTTATATAgaa taTACGGTTGATAAAGAGGGAGCTATGAAAGGTGTTGCAATCACTAGAATCGCCACTGCCAATCATTGTCGAACATTGACAGCTGCTTGTAACTATACAGAAG gTGAAGTCATGGTTTGTGTCTTAGACTTTAAGAGAGATGTTGGCTTGTGGCATAGTATCCTTACG agtgTTCTAAATGGGATGCATGTAATATTCATTCCTTATGCTTTGATGAAAGTAAATCCTGCTTCCTGGTTAATAatgattactaaatttaaag CAAGTGTTGCTATTTGTAAATCAAGAGATCTACATTGGGGTTTATTGGCTACAAAAGACCACAAGGACGTTAATCTCAGTTCTTTAAGGTTGCTTCTTATTGCAGATGGATCAAATCCTT GGTCCTTATCATCATGTGATCAATTTATCAGTGTGTTTCACAGTCGTGGCCTGCGTCCTGATGCTGTATGTCCTTGTGCAGCTTCTCCTGAAGGACTCACAGTTTCTATAAGAAg GCCTGGACAAATTTTGGGACCTGTATCCTGTGGTCGTGGAGTACTTTCTATGTCTGCTTTAAGCTATGGAGTCATTAGAGTTGATCAAGAAAATAGTTTAACATCTTTAACGCTTCAAGATTGTGGACAAATAATGCCTGGag cttattCAGCTATTGTCCAAGTGAATGGTTTACCATTTCTCTGCAAAACAGATGAAGTCGGAGAAATCTGTGTATGCTCATATGGAACTGCTTCTTCTTATTGGGGACTGCAAGGCCTTTCCAACACTCTATTCaag aTGCAACCTCTGTTTTCTGATGGACAGCCTGTAAATGATCAAAACTGGGTTAGGACTGGGTTACTAGGATTTATTGGACCA GGTGGTCTTGTATTTGTGTGTGGTACTAGAGATGGGCTTATGCAAGTAAGTGGTCGAAAACATAATACTGATGATATCATTGCAACAGTTCTGGCAGTAGAAcccatgaaatttatttatcgtGGAAG AATCGCTGTGTTTTCTGTCAAAGTGTTACGGGATGAACGGATATGCGTAATTGCAGAACAAAGACCAGATTGTGCTGAAGAAGAG agttttcaATGGATGAGTAGAGTACTGCAAGCTGTTGATAGTATTCATCAAGTTGGAATTTACTGTCTTGCTTTAGTTTCGCCCAACTGCTTGCCAAAA aCTCCTTTAGGTGGTATTCATTTATCTGAAACAAAAAGACGATTTTTAGAGGGAAGTTTGCACCCTGCCAATGTTTTGATGTGCCCTCACACCTGTGTTACCAATCTTCCTAAACCTAGAGAAGCTCATCCTG TTGGGCCTGCGTCAGTCATGGTAGGAAATATGGTGCAAGGTGTGCGTCTAGCTTCTGCTCAAGGTCGAGATATTGGTGTTATTGATGATGATAGTGACACGGctagaaaatatcaattcataTCTGAGATACTTAAGTGGAGGGTAACTACTACTGCAGATCATGTTATCTTCAcacttttcaattcaaaa GGTGGAATTACAGGAACTTTGACATGCTCTCAACTTCATAAGAGAGCTGAAAGAGTTGCATGTTTATTgctagaaaaaggaaaattgaacACTGGTGACCATGTAGCTCTTATTTATCCTCCAGGGTTAGACCTGATTTGTGCTTTTTATGGCTGCTTGTATGTtg GCGTTGTTCCAGTAACAATTCGACCACCACATCCCCAAAACCTACAGACAACTCTTCCTACAGTACGAATGATTGTTGATGTTAGcaaatcagttttaattttatctacagCTCCTGTTTCTAAGCTATTGAAGTCtaaa GAAGCAGGCAATGTTGTTGATATAAAGTCATGGCCTCTCATCTTAGATACTGATGACattccaaaaaagaaattaactagCATATATAGAGCTCCAACTCCTGAAATGATAGCTTATTTGGATTTTAGTGTTAGCACAACTGGAATGCTAGCTGGTATtaag atgtcCCATGCAGCATCAACTTCTTTATGTAGAAGTATGAAACTTGCCTGTGAATTATATCCATCAAGACATATAGCTCTTTGCCTTGATCCTTACTGTGGTTTAGGTTTTGCCTTATGGTGTTTGAATAG tgtttATTCAGGTCACCATACCATTTTAATCCCACCATCTGAAGTTGAAATTAATCCTGCCCTTTGGTTATCAACAATTAGTCAATACAAAG tgcgTGATACATTCTGTTCATATGGCGTTATGGAACTTTGCACAAAAGGCTTAGGATCATCTATCAGCCAATTGAAG AGAGGGATAAACTTGAGCTGCGTTCGAACCTGTGTTGTTGTAGCTGAGGAGAGGCCTAGAGTTGGATTAACAACCTCAttctctaaattattttctggtTTAGGCTTATCTCCTAGAGCTGTTAGCACAAGCTTTGGATGTCGAGTAAATGTTGCCATTTGTTTGCAG GGAGCCTCTAGTCCAGACCCAACTGCAGTATATGCTGATATGCGAGCATTGCGAAATGATCGAGTTACATTAGTTGAAAGAGGTGCTCCTCATAGTTTATGTCTGATGGAGTCTGGCAAACTTCTTCCAGGAGTGAAAGTAGTCATTGCCAATCCTGAGACTAAAGGACAATGTGGAGATTCTCACCTAGGAGAG atttgggTGCAGTCATCTCATAATGCTAGTGGATATTTCACTATCTATGGTGATGATTCTCTTCACAATGATCATTTCAATGTGAGGCTAATCACTGGTGACTCATCACAAACTTATGCAAGGACTGGTTATTTAGGTTTTTTGCGAAGAACAGAGAGTGTTCAAGCTGATGGTG aacttcATGATGCTGTGTTTGTAGTTGGGTCTCTGGATGAAACTATCATGCTCCGAGGAATGAGATATCATCCTATAGATATTGAAAATAGTGTCCTGAGATGtcataaaaaagtttctgaatg
- the LOC107436641 gene encoding disco-interacting protein 2 isoform X6 has translation MILSKSGDITQKGYEKKRAKLLAPYMPARSTGAASPSTRAKRRAQRRLTRNESRYHSEVRQEAVQQALAAMQNRPKPSVPMPSKRTSVMATSPSRERHASDSSSDDDSALNEGSTPEQEHLPSHNIHQVPTSQSDTSSTSSTRETPSPQQWYNGRPNRVDDYWVHANISSPMTNLADVMQNLTPSLSVQPDVTNTSAEVTRWTSADHVNRYNQAHMTSVRITHHSSTGLSYDTGTGKWKVSAKIQQLLNTLKRPKRRPLPEFYVDDESELEAKQLDPNAPRPEGNVMVPITGEELLVPSGLPLTCEAAIKRYGSGTFKAPAATVLDTTGKISNPLTYGKLLSRSQKIGYSLLNKIGQKGEVGIKPGDRVALVYPNSDPLSFMCSFYGCVTAGVVPVPIEVPLTRRDAGSQQIGFLLGSCGVNYALTSEACYKGLPKTATGEIHTFRGWPKLNWVVTEHLSKPPKDWMPPSRLTEDTPAYIEYTVDKEGAMKGVAITRIATANHCRTLTAACNYTEGEVMVCVLDFKRDVGLWHSILTSVLNGMHVIFIPYALMKVNPASWLIMITKFKASVAICKSRDLHWGLLATKDHKDVNLSSLRLLLIADGSNPWSLSSCDQFISVFHSRGLRPDAVCPCAASPEGLTVSIRRPGQILGPVSCGRGVLSMSALSYGVIRVDQENSLTSLTLQDCGQIMPGAYSAIVQVNGLPFLCKTDEVGEICVCSYGTASSYWGLQGLSNTLFKMQPLFSDGQPVNDQNWVRTGLLGFIGPGGLVFVCGTRDGLMQVSGRKHNTDDIIATVLAVEPMKFIYRGRIAVFSVKVLRDERICVIAEQRPDCAEEESFQWMSRVLQAVDSIHQVGIYCLALVSPNCLPKTPLGGIHLSETKRRFLEGSLHPANVLMCPHTCVTNLPKPREAHPVGPASVMVGNMVQGVRLASAQGRDIGVIDDDSDTARKYQFISEILKWRVTTTADHVIFTLFNSKGGITGTLTCSQLHKRAERVACLLLEKGKLNTGDHVALIYPPGLDLICAFYGCLYVGVVPVTIRPPHPQNLQTTLPTVRMIVDVSKSVLILSTAPVSKLLKSKEAGNVVDIKSWPLILDTDDIPKKKLTSIYRAPTPEMIAYLDFSVSTTGMLAGIKMSHAASTSLCRSMKLACELYPSRHIALCLDPYCGLGFALWCLNSVYSGHHTILIPPSEVEINPALWLSTISQYKVRDTFCSYGVMELCTKGLGSSISQLKRGINLSCVRTCVVVAEERPRVGLTTSFSKLFSGLGLSPRAVSTSFGCRVNVAICLQGASSPDPTAVYADMRALRNDRVTLVERGAPHSLCLMESGKLLPGVKVVIANPETKGQCGDSHLGEIWVQSSHNASGYFTIYGDDSLHNDHFNVRLITGDSSQTYARTGYLGFLRRTESVQADGELHDAVFVVGSLDETIMLRGMRYHPIDIENSVLRCHKKVSECAVFTWTNLLVVVVELDGNENEALDLVPLVTNVVLEEHQLIVGVVVVVDPGVVPINSRGEKQRMHLRDGFLADQLDPIYVAYNM, from the exons GAGCTGCTAGTCCTTCAACAAGAGCTAAAAGAAGAGCTCAAAGAAGACTTACTAGAAATGAAAGTAGATATCATTCTG aagTTCGACAAGAAGCTGTACAACAAGCTCTTGCCGCAATGCAAAATAGACCAAAGCCATCTGTTCCAATGCCATCAAAAAGAACATCAGTGATGGCTACGTCACCCTCTAGAGAACGCCATGCATCtg ATTCCTCCTCTGATGATGACAGTGCTCTAAATGAAGGCAGCACACCCGAACAAGAACATCTTCCTTCTCATAATATCCATCAAGTTCCAACATCCCAATCTGATACATCTAGTACATCCTCTACACGTGAAACACCATCTCCTCAGCAATGGTATAATGGAAGACCAAATCGAGTAGATGACTATTGGGTTCATGCTAATATATCAAGTCCTATGACCAATCTGGCTGATGTCATGCAAAATCTCACACCAA GTCTTAGTGTACAGCCAGATGTTACTAATACATCAGCTGAAGTAACTCGGTGGACATCAGCTGACCATGTTAACCGTTATAATCAAGCTCACATGACATCAGTTCGGATTACACATCATTCTTCAACTGGTTTAAGTTATGATAccg gTACTGGAAAGTGGAAAGTTTCTGCTAAAATCCAACAACTATTAAATACACTTAAG aggCCAAAGAGAAGACCACTTCCAGAATTTTACGTAGATGATGAGTCAGAATtagaag CTAAGCAGCTAGATCCAAATGCCCCAAGGCCCGAAGGAAATGTGATGGTACCCATCACCGGTGAAGAATTACTG gtCCCTTCTGGTTTGCCTCTAACTTGTGAAGCGGCAATCAAAAGGTATGGCTCTGGAACATTTAAAGCTCCTGCTGCTACTGTTTTAGACACAACAGGCAAAATAAGTAATCCTTTAACTTATG gtAAATTATTAAGCAGATCTCAAAAAATTGGTTAcagtcttttaaataaaattggtcaAAAAGGAGAAGTTGGAATTAAACCTGGTGATCGA gtgGCATTGGTGTACCCTAACAGCGACCCACTTTCATTTATGTGTTCATTTTATGGGTGTGTCACTGCTGGAGTAGTACCTGTTCCTATTGAAGTACCACTTACAAGAAGG GATGCAGGTTCTCAGCAGATAGGCTTTTTATTGGGCAGCTGTGGTGTAAATTATGCCTTGACATCTGAAGCATGTTACAAAGGCCTTCCGAAAACAGCTACTGGTGAAATCCACACATTTAGAg gtTGGCCTAAGCTCAACTGGGTTGTTACGGAACATCTGAGTAAACCTCCTAAAGATTGGATGCCACCTTCTAGACTAACTGAGGATACACCAGCTTATATAgaa taTACGGTTGATAAAGAGGGAGCTATGAAAGGTGTTGCAATCACTAGAATCGCCACTGCCAATCATTGTCGAACATTGACAGCTGCTTGTAACTATACAGAAG gTGAAGTCATGGTTTGTGTCTTAGACTTTAAGAGAGATGTTGGCTTGTGGCATAGTATCCTTACG agtgTTCTAAATGGGATGCATGTAATATTCATTCCTTATGCTTTGATGAAAGTAAATCCTGCTTCCTGGTTAATAatgattactaaatttaaag CAAGTGTTGCTATTTGTAAATCAAGAGATCTACATTGGGGTTTATTGGCTACAAAAGACCACAAGGACGTTAATCTCAGTTCTTTAAGGTTGCTTCTTATTGCAGATGGATCAAATCCTT GGTCCTTATCATCATGTGATCAATTTATCAGTGTGTTTCACAGTCGTGGCCTGCGTCCTGATGCTGTATGTCCTTGTGCAGCTTCTCCTGAAGGACTCACAGTTTCTATAAGAAg GCCTGGACAAATTTTGGGACCTGTATCCTGTGGTCGTGGAGTACTTTCTATGTCTGCTTTAAGCTATGGAGTCATTAGAGTTGATCAAGAAAATAGTTTAACATCTTTAACGCTTCAAGATTGTGGACAAATAATGCCTGGag cttattCAGCTATTGTCCAAGTGAATGGTTTACCATTTCTCTGCAAAACAGATGAAGTCGGAGAAATCTGTGTATGCTCATATGGAACTGCTTCTTCTTATTGGGGACTGCAAGGCCTTTCCAACACTCTATTCaag aTGCAACCTCTGTTTTCTGATGGACAGCCTGTAAATGATCAAAACTGGGTTAGGACTGGGTTACTAGGATTTATTGGACCA GGTGGTCTTGTATTTGTGTGTGGTACTAGAGATGGGCTTATGCAAGTAAGTGGTCGAAAACATAATACTGATGATATCATTGCAACAGTTCTGGCAGTAGAAcccatgaaatttatttatcgtGGAAG AATCGCTGTGTTTTCTGTCAAAGTGTTACGGGATGAACGGATATGCGTAATTGCAGAACAAAGACCAGATTGTGCTGAAGAAGAG agttttcaATGGATGAGTAGAGTACTGCAAGCTGTTGATAGTATTCATCAAGTTGGAATTTACTGTCTTGCTTTAGTTTCGCCCAACTGCTTGCCAAAA aCTCCTTTAGGTGGTATTCATTTATCTGAAACAAAAAGACGATTTTTAGAGGGAAGTTTGCACCCTGCCAATGTTTTGATGTGCCCTCACACCTGTGTTACCAATCTTCCTAAACCTAGAGAAGCTCATCCTG TTGGGCCTGCGTCAGTCATGGTAGGAAATATGGTGCAAGGTGTGCGTCTAGCTTCTGCTCAAGGTCGAGATATTGGTGTTATTGATGATGATAGTGACACGGctagaaaatatcaattcataTCTGAGATACTTAAGTGGAGGGTAACTACTACTGCAGATCATGTTATCTTCAcacttttcaattcaaaa GGTGGAATTACAGGAACTTTGACATGCTCTCAACTTCATAAGAGAGCTGAAAGAGTTGCATGTTTATTgctagaaaaaggaaaattgaacACTGGTGACCATGTAGCTCTTATTTATCCTCCAGGGTTAGACCTGATTTGTGCTTTTTATGGCTGCTTGTATGTtg GCGTTGTTCCAGTAACAATTCGACCACCACATCCCCAAAACCTACAGACAACTCTTCCTACAGTACGAATGATTGTTGATGTTAGcaaatcagttttaattttatctacagCTCCTGTTTCTAAGCTATTGAAGTCtaaa GAAGCAGGCAATGTTGTTGATATAAAGTCATGGCCTCTCATCTTAGATACTGATGACattccaaaaaagaaattaactagCATATATAGAGCTCCAACTCCTGAAATGATAGCTTATTTGGATTTTAGTGTTAGCACAACTGGAATGCTAGCTGGTATtaag atgtcCCATGCAGCATCAACTTCTTTATGTAGAAGTATGAAACTTGCCTGTGAATTATATCCATCAAGACATATAGCTCTTTGCCTTGATCCTTACTGTGGTTTAGGTTTTGCCTTATGGTGTTTGAATAG tgtttATTCAGGTCACCATACCATTTTAATCCCACCATCTGAAGTTGAAATTAATCCTGCCCTTTGGTTATCAACAATTAGTCAATACAAAG tgcgTGATACATTCTGTTCATATGGCGTTATGGAACTTTGCACAAAAGGCTTAGGATCATCTATCAGCCAATTGAAG AGAGGGATAAACTTGAGCTGCGTTCGAACCTGTGTTGTTGTAGCTGAGGAGAGGCCTAGAGTTGGATTAACAACCTCAttctctaaattattttctggtTTAGGCTTATCTCCTAGAGCTGTTAGCACAAGCTTTGGATGTCGAGTAAATGTTGCCATTTGTTTGCAG GGAGCCTCTAGTCCAGACCCAACTGCAGTATATGCTGATATGCGAGCATTGCGAAATGATCGAGTTACATTAGTTGAAAGAGGTGCTCCTCATAGTTTATGTCTGATGGAGTCTGGCAAACTTCTTCCAGGAGTGAAAGTAGTCATTGCCAATCCTGAGACTAAAGGACAATGTGGAGATTCTCACCTAGGAGAG atttgggTGCAGTCATCTCATAATGCTAGTGGATATTTCACTATCTATGGTGATGATTCTCTTCACAATGATCATTTCAATGTGAGGCTAATCACTGGTGACTCATCACAAACTTATGCAAGGACTGGTTATTTAGGTTTTTTGCGAAGAACAGAGAGTGTTCAAGCTGATGGTG aacttcATGATGCTGTGTTTGTAGTTGGGTCTCTGGATGAAACTATCATGCTCCGAGGAATGAGATATCATCCTATAGATATTGAAAATAGTGTCCTGAGATGtcataaaaaagtttctgaatg